The genomic interval taataacctctggcgcaaccatttttcccttcatgtacaaggaacaaatctccaactttaaatcatacgctaccggatcaacttccaactcttcatataaaatttgtcgcagttcttgtagggttgtctcggttgtaactgtcaacgtcaagctgctatttgctttgtagatccaattataattctcacataaccaaacaccatcgtacgatacaacaaggaacactttgtctcctgcaattgcaaaccaaaaaaacaaggtgagtaaaggaaaaaacaccaaaaaaaaaataaacatcgaCATCCCATCGATGTCAATAGACATAATGTCGAGAAGCACAACACCAGAAATTAGGGCACTGATTGtcgacattgtgtcgacatATTATCGACATACAATCGACAAAAACAACAACCATGCTCGTCATCGACATACtatcgacataccatcgacattATATCGATAATAAAAACGGTTGCACAttaaatgttaataaattttacatacgttcccaacaacccttcccaactgaaacgttgcatgtcagacacgtgtcctatcgacaacatatcgacatGAAGTCGACATGTCGTCGACAAATGTGTTAGCAGTGACACTAAATTGGCATGTTGTCGATAAGATGtcgacatagtatcgacatTCTGTCGATAAATACGCCATTTCATGCGTTTTTCCCTGTACAGTTACGCATTTAATGACCATTAAATTTTCATACATTCCCAACATTTttactgctctataaaagcaaagggaaatcttattcataagtgctcttgtATTCTACCTAtctcttactcttaaaaatttTCTCTTATTCTCTTAAGTTTGAAATATGGCCCCAAGAAAGAACGGCAAATTCCCCATCCTAACTCCTGaggagctgaagcaggaggAGGATGTTGGCATAGTTACTCCTGCAATGCAGAAAGTTTTGGACGCCGCTCGAGCTTTCGAAAGAGAGCGAAACGGTAACGAGTTCAGGTTCATGCAACTTGAAAGAGAATTTGCAAAAACTGGTGaatggccggctccaccacctgggttccccgaaggatgccgtcgttgcaaACTGGGCATCTTCAACGGTAAACCGGTGAAGCCtggaacattatgcaagtattgcaaggctcacccacaagccaaagaatttaaaaaaaaataatttcttatgttatggtttgtgggttttatttaatgttttttttttaatttttatgaacttttattttctgtttttttttttatgttttttttttgttatttttaatgaagtttattttctgtcaatgttatgttatgttttatCTACGGTATTTTTCCATtgcatcgatattttgtcgacatcatgtcgacaaaatatcgacaacttctcaaaaacaacaaaaaatgctTGTTGTCGACATTCTGTCGACAAACATGTCGACAAATAGTTAATCCCAAAGTTGGTTGcatgatgtcgacaacatgtcgacataacgtcgacataacgtcgataatggtcgtcactgacctttcctctataatcatcgacaaaccatcgacatatcatcgacatatcatcgataacactggaaaacccagaaatcgactgaaaaccagatctgccagatctcaacaatttcagaccaaaaaacagcagttccaacaataaacacacgtataacaattttaaactacataaagtcaaacaaaatgcttaaaatgcaacttacccattataatggtgtaagattcttgagtgatgttgtattgtgcttcggttttccaccaacacccaccgaGAAAACAACCATGCAACAGCAAATAATTACGTGTGGGACGGATTTCAGCTtcggtttttcataaatttttcaattttttcctagagagagagagtggtgcacgagagagagagggaagagggaagagagagagagagaaatacactttcagattttagcttttttttttttttttaaaaaaaaaagggtaaaatgggaagttcatgtaattaatggactaaatttgtacaaattataaaggggtataaattttgatataggttgtattattagggtcaaaaattgaaatttccccTACAATATAGTAACATAACCACGATTTTTAACAATATGAActttatgcaaaaaaaaaaaaaattaatatataatcataaaaaaCGAAACCCTAAACCCTCCATCACAGCCGCCTCTCTCCACATTTCTCACCCTCTCCTTTTCTCTCTTCACTTCGCCGGCCGGTCCGGTCCGGTCGTCCACAACTCTGGTCCTTCTTCCTTTTCTTCATCACTAACTGATCGGACAGTAGGAATTCCGTTTTAACTATAGACCGTTGGGTTGTCGAACTTCTGCGCTTCATTCACAGGTACGGTAATTGGTGAAAAGcttctcttttttttcattttctcacTTGTGGTTAATAAAAGTTGGTTTCTTGTCTGTAATATATAAAGAAATGATGAGCGGTAGTAGTGCCAGCTGATATGTCTATTTGCAtagatttttatattaaaattttgtttatgGGTATTGCTTGGAATGAGTAATCTTATTTTGTACTACTTAAACTCTTGTTGATAGATACATTGTTCTGTTGAGTTTCCCAGAAATTGATTCTTTGCCTATATGGAGTTCTTTTTGTGTGATGTGAAAACATGTGTTTGTAGTTTGTACTATTTGAATATTGCATTGTTCTTCAGAGTGAAATTTGCCAAACTAACAATGTGGAAtattaaaatttgtaaaataatttcactTAATTTACTCTGCCACCATGATAGTGGTTTTGTGaccataataaacatttatGGTCGCACCGTGTAATTCATCGTCGTTTCTGCAACTATCATTTtgctaataaaaatatttgaagtcattttactaataaaaattttgataaagtttattttactgAAGGACTTGATTTTCTActatccaaaaataaataaataaatcagctAATACTAATCTGAAAAAAGGGCAAGAATCAATTTCAAGGAAAAAAGGGCCCTACAAGAACGAAACTGATTCTTGCTTATAGGAAGTTCCTTTTGGGTGATGTGAAGATATGTGTTTGCAGTTTGTTTTGTTTGCAGCATTGAAAGCCATACAAGAAATACTCAAATGTCTTTTATTGTGAAAGTCCCAACAAGCACTGTTGGAATATATAGTGAAACCAACCAATGGATGAAAGTGCGGAATCATAGTCGAATTTCGTCATTAGCTATGAGACCACGTGCTTCAATGGCTGCACCGAAAATTCAGCCACTGAGTAAATCTGTCTCTAACATTCAAATCATGGTTTGCCTCACCAACTTATCTGTATTCCCTTAGTTCTTGTACTTAACTTAGATTTGTGACAAATATCATATGGATCTTGTTTTGTCATCAATTAGGTAAATGGTTGTACTGGAAAAATGGGTCAGGCTGTTATTAATGCAGCAGATTCTGCTGGTCTTAACATTGTTCCTGTATCATTTGGCTCTGAAGAAGAGTCTGGGACGATTGTGCAAGTTTGTGGGAAGGATATCACGGTGCAAGGCCCTTCTAAAAGAGAAAGCACTCTGGCCTCTCTTTATACTGAGTATCCAAATTTGATTGTTGTGGATTACACTGTGCCTGCAGCAGTCAATGGTATTTTCTCCAATAAAAGCTAACTAGATAaagaaaaatgatatatattctgtacttcttttgaaaattttgtttagtatttagtttaaatttcaaGAAACAAAGTGGGTTATTGTGTGAGAatccatttagttttcttttccCCCTTTTAGCTTGGAAAAGATAATTGTGCACGAATTTATTGAGACCTAGTGGCATTGACTCTTTTCGGGTAGATGACATCTGGTTGACACTAGCCTAGAATAAATGCTTTTATAAAGGAATACTACTCTTGTTCTGTAGAATAACAATAACTGATGAACCAAGAAACATTGATTTAGAAACTAGATTGTGGCTCACTTTTCtctaataaaagttttaattggtTGTCATTAGTTAAGCCAAGTGTGATCCTTATGGTTGTGCTGTTTTGTAAATTACATAAAGAGTGTCGTTTTTTCCCCTTTCTGTTTCTCATTTATAACCCTTTTTCTGTTTATGAGTTTGCCTTTTGAGTTTCCTTGCATTTTGTTTTGCCATGGTGCAGATAATGCAGAGCTATATTCCAGTGTCGGGGTGCCATTTGTGATGGGAACCACTGGTGGAGACAGGGATCGTTTATATAAGACTGTTGATGAGTCCAAAATTTATGCAGTTATATCTCCACAAATGGGAAAACAGGTATCCTAATAAAGGGACAGCAGGTAATCAGAATTGGATACCTATATTGATTGAAGTATGCTTTGCGTTCACGAGTATTTAATGGGCTGTTATTTTCTTTAGGTTGTTGCATTTCTTGCAGCCATGGAAATTATGGCTGAGCAATTTCCTGGTGCTTTCTCTGGTTACTCTCTACAGGTACTCTTTGTAAATATTTCATTTTGACAATTAAGATAATGGTGATGATTTTGATAATAATGAAGCTTTAAACTTTCTTATTATGGGCCTTCTTCAATCTCTTTTAATATGTGTATATTGAGTTGTCATATTTCAGCATGCTACCACAAAAACTTTATTAGATTCGAACTTTGAAACGCTTAAAACAACATAAAGTCAGGGTATCATATTCTATTTGCTGAATTTGAGTACTAACAAACATGCCTCTGATTAACCTGTTATATATTAGGTGATGGAATCCCATCAATCCAGCAAGGTTGACACTTCAGGAACTGCCAAAGCTGTCATTTCATGCTTCCAAAAATTGGGGGTTTCTTTTGACATGGATCAGGTATGTTGATGGACAATAAGGATTCTACATTGAATAAGATAATATTTCGTATTATGAGGATTACTAGCCCATAATGCATTGCCATTATTCATAATCATCTTATTAGCTTTAGATGCACTTCGAGCAGTCACACATGATGAAATTcgtagattattattatttagttttttactTTGTCAAATGGTTTGCTTATTCATGTTCCAATCTTGTGAAGGGAAATATACATAACATCTAGTTTCAGATGCGAATTGAGTAGTGTAATGTCTTATCTTCTTAATAATGGTCATGCGACCAAGTGTTTCTCCTGATGTGAtgagtaactttttttttcgaCACTTTGAGTAGGTACAACTCATTAGAGATCCAAAGCTACAGAGAGAGATGGTTGGAGTCCCGGAGGAGCATTTGTCTGGCCATGCATTTCATATGTACCATCTGACTTCACCCGATGAAACGTAATTAGAGGCATCCTTATCTCTTTCAAATTTGCATTTTTGCCCTTAACTCCGGAACATTTAAGATCAACTTCATTTCTCTCTTGGCAGAGTTTCTTTTGAGTTTCAACACAACGTTTGTGGACGATCAATATATGCTGAGGGAACTGTCGATGCTGTGCTCTTTCTCGCCAAGAAGGTGCGAAAACTTAAGAAATTTTTCTCATGCTTAGATTCTTGATTTATTTGTTATGTTAAAATTGAAGTGTTGAACAGCTCTAACAGTAATTTACTTTCAGTACTATTGTCTCATAACAAATGATGCAATATTCTTATCATTAATCTCTTTTCTGAAGAAAAAAGTTTTCATGTAACAATTTCAGATTCAATCAAAGGCAGAGAAGCGGATTTACGACATGATTGATGTCTTACGAGAGGGCAACATGCGTTGAACTCGTATCTCGGCCAGTGAGGAGATGTAGGCGGAACTCGGGGTTGGTAGTAATAATGATTAGCAAATTTTGTAACTTGTCTAGTTTTTGTTAATATTCTTATTTCTAGCTGTGCTTTCTGATTAAATTTAGTTTATGGTTAAAAGAGAATATTAACTTCGTTATGAGAAGTAATCAAAGGTTGGAATATTCTTGAAACCTTAACCATGGAATGACACACTGAAGCTGGGCACAGTTGAGAGTTGAGACCAAGTTAGACCTTTGACCTTTTTAAAGGATATaataaatcaatttttattttggtagaattattatataaatatatttaattaatgtataaCGGTATTACCACATCTtgctgcaaaaaaataaaataaattaatgtattttttttaattagttaatttaaaGTCATTGTCTGGATTGAGATTTGAGAATTGAGAACATTGTATTTGTATTACATTCCAAAAAAGTATTTGAAGTTAACTCAAGTGGTCATAGAGTGTATAGGAGAGTGTGTTGGGTCCTGTGAATGTGATAGAATCTGTgtaatgtataaataaatattttaataataatttaaaaaagtaTATTCCAAAGATTTTTTGATGgaataatctaaaaaaatatatataaaaaattttaaaaaaaattataaaatatagttatatgaagtttaaaaaaatttacggtaaataattcttaaaaatatgaacaaaaacaataaaaaagtttacaaaaaatttagttatatgaaattttaaataatattacaatttttaaaattttatttacattaaatataattttttttgatatattttacaTCTCCTATTAGAGACGGTTTTACTAGTTtctcatattatttatttactcaAAATATATAGAATTCAGTAATAAATCCATTACCAATAACAGTATATCATCAGTGCTTGTTACCTTACAATACCCTTATAAAatatttgtgtttgttttaaaCAAGTATTCATCACTCTTACTAAATATATTGAATTTTCTAAGGGTTTAAtcgttataaaaaaaattataggcattttttttaactattttagtgtataattatttaattaaaaaaatatatatttaagttcttaaatttcattttttattggaaaatttatataaactattatttttaataatttttttacacatttacgtttaaagttattattttttttttttacatttttatagtGTTCATAAGAATAACACCAAAACAATaagaaaatcacataaaaataatagaaaaacaacataaaaaaataatatacaaataacaaaaagctaacaacaaaataataagagtacaccacaaaaatatatcaatagaccgtattttatgtatagGAGAGTGTGTTGGGTCCTGTGAATGTGATAGAATCTATGTAatgtaatgtatatataaatattttaataacaattaaaaaaagtatattCCAAAATTTTTTTGATGgaataatctaaaaaaatatatataaaaaattttaaaaaaaattataaaaatatagttatatgaagtttaaaaaaatttacggtaaataattcttaaaaaaatatgaacaaaaacaataaaaaagtttatgaaaaatttagatatatgaaattttaaataattttacggtttttaaaattttatttacagtaATAGGTACCCTTTGGCGTCGGTTGTTATGaaaaaaccgacgccatagggtcttgGTATTTTCCAGCTTTACAATTTCGTCTTttagcataatttatatatagattattttattattaatataattaaattaagtataaattatatataataagcataaataaaaattaaattgaaaagttaaataaatacacatttacattaagtgtttatatattaactatctttttattaatattttatatttgacattatgtgtttttatttttgtagtatattagtatattttttataattttttaagttatattttgtatgataattagtatattaaataataaataatgtgtaatatttttaatttttatgtaatttcatatttttatatatttaaatttttcaagaccaataaaataaaataaattaatgtatttatttttaattagttaatATAAAGTCATTGTCGAGATTTGAGAATTGAGAacattgtattagtattatattCCAAAGAATAATTTGAAGTTAACTCAAGTGGTGTTGGGTCCTGTGAATGTGATAGAATTTGtgtaatgtatatataaatattttaataataattaaaaaaagtatattCCAAAGATTTTTTGATGgaataatctaaaaaaatatatataaaaaaattataaaaatatagttatatgaagtttaaaaaaatttacggtaaataattcttaaaaaaatatgaacaaaaacaataaaaaagttTACGAAAAATTTagttatatgaaattttaaataattttacggtttttaaaattttatttacattaaatataatttttttgatatattttacaTCTCCTATCAGCACTACTATAAGATTGGGTTTTAAAGGCGGTTTTTAAGGGGTTTTGGCGTCGGTTATGGCGAAATTCGCTACTAACGCTGTTCCAGATGACGTTGTAGGGTTCATAACAACCGACGCCAAAGggtacctatggcgtcggttgttATGAAAAAACTGACGCCATAGAGTCTTGGTATTTTCCAACTTTACAATTTCGTCTTTTAgcataatttatatacatatattattttattattaatataattaaattaagtataaattatatataataatcataaataaaaattaaattgaaaagttaaataaatacacaTTTACATAATTTAagtgtttatatattaattatctttttattaatattttatatttgacattatgtgtttgtatttttgtagtatattagtatattttttataatttttcaagTTATATTTTGTATgataattagtatattaaataataaataatgtgtaatatattttaatttttatgtaatttcatatttttatatatttaaatttttcaagaccaataaaataaaataaattaatgtatttatttttaattagttaatATAAAGTCATTGTCAGAATTGAGAACATTGTATTTGTATTATATCCCAAAGAAGTATTTGAAGTTAACTCAAGTGGTCATGGAGTGTATAGGAGAGTGTGTTGGGTCCTGTGAATGTGATAGAATCTGTGTAatgtaatgtatatataaatattttaataatatttaaaaaaagtatATTCCAAAGTTTTTTTGATGGAACAATCTAAAAAAATagacataaaaaaattataaaaatatagttatatatgaagttttaaaaaaatttacggtaaataattcttaaaaaaatatgaacaaaaacaataaaaaagtttacaaaaaatttagttatataaaattttaaataattttacggtttttaaaattttatttacattaaatataattttttttgatatattttacaTCTCCTATTAAAGACGGTTTTACTAGTTtctcatattatttatttactcaAAATATATAGAATTCAGTAATAAACCCATTACCAATAACAGTATATCATCAGTGCTTGTTACCTTACAATAcccttataaaatatttatgtttattttaaacAAGTATTCATCACTCTtactaaatatattaaattttgtaagGGTTTAAtcgttataaaaaaaattctaggcattttttttaactattttagtgtataattatttaattagaaaaatatatatttaagttcttaagtttcattttttattggaaaatttatataaactattatttttgataaattttttacACATTTACgtttaaagttatttttttttttacatttttatagtgttcataagaatatataacaccaaaacaacaagaaaatcacataaaaataataaaaaaacaacataaaaaaataatatacaaataacaaaaagctaacaacaaaataataagagtacaccacaaaaatatatcaatagaccgtattttatgtaaatgaaatttgaaaaataaaaaagtttaaaatttcgtacaaccgtatttttgcaattttttgttgtttttgtgtgtgtgtttttttttttttttttttttttttttttaaataattcctTTTTTATTAGACTAAAGTTGTAGCTCTCATATTTACTTATATGGAtcgatatttttttcttctctatatataaatacataaaatagtATAGATATAAAAGAGTGTTCATCCAATTTAATCTGCATTATTTTACTCATAGTGCATCTGATCcacactaagtgcggatttcattttTTAGATCTAAAATTCAATCTAATCCGCAAAAGTACAGATCAAATCgattattttagattaattactttttaacattgaataatttaatatttattaaaaaaatttttttaccataataaacaacaaaataacataattattgttgttttatgctccaacaacatattaaaataaataaaataactaataattattcaaaggaagaaaaaagaaattgtatgtagaaagacatatttaattttgttttaaattatattttctttatatataagattgtaatatatatttgatttattaaagttttaaaatatattagttttgtatgtattatatttttaaattattattttttaacattaaaatattaattgtttatatatatttttaaatatataaatatgtaaggGTTGGATAAGATCAGTTactttacatgtcaatcaacattcacTCCGCATATCAAGAAGTTGTTAGAAGTTAGTTAGTTGGTCTTAGCTGTCAGTTAGTTAGAGTTGATTATGGTTGTTATGGCTGTAACAATTCTGTTATTGACAGCTATATGTAGTGATTGTTTCCCTTGTATTTTTAGGTTGGTTGTATTCATTTTTCAATCTCAGCAATAAAGGATTTCTTTCCttcttcattttcttctctgttttctcTGTTTCTTACTGGTTTATACCAGGTAATATGGTATCAAAGCTCGTCTTCGAGTGAGCTTTCTTCTTCATGTTGTCTTCTTCGTTTTGCTTCCGCTTCTGTTTGGTGTTCATGCGAACTCGAAGTAATCGTGATCCTGAGGATAATTTGAATGGTTCAAATCGATTCTCAGTTCTTGGTGAGAACTCAAGATCGACGAATTTCAATGATCTGTCTAATCCGTATTTTCTCTCTAATGGAGATAATCCAGGAGCTGTTTTAGTGCCTAAAATTCTCACAGGAAGTGAGAATTATAGCACTTGGAGGAGATCTATGCTTATAGCACTTGTGGCTCGAAATAAAGTGAAATTTGTTAATGGCAAGCTTCCACAACCAGATGAAGATCATGAGGATTACGACAGCTGGTGGAGGTGCAACAACACAGTGATTTCATGGATTCTTCATGCTATTTCTCAGGAGGAGATGAGCAGAAGCCAGAAGGTTCTAATGGAGAAAAAGAATTGGTTGCTGGTTTGTCAAGTTCACAGTGTCAGAAATTGATGGCAATGCTGGCTCAAAAGGTTGCTGACAATGCTGCTACACCAGAACCTTCATCAGATCAGCCAATTGTTTCTCACTTTTCTGGTATGAAATCTGTTACTCCTTCTTCTAATTGGATTATAGATACTGGAGCTACACATCATGCATGTTTCAATCTTTCTTTATTTCAGAATGTTCATACCAATTCCAATCTGAAAACTGTCCTTTTACCTACTGGTGTGCATGTTAAAGTGGATAGCATAGGAGCAGTCCTTTTAGGGCCTgactgtgacagtcagtagtcccgtgatccgtaaggggaaataccgggtaagctgtacaatcccacaccgcctggggaaggtcaagtgggatgattcagagactgtgtaggtatgggactacacagttgaagagagcttaaatggattgattggtactacctatatcaacaaggtgcatcttgtttttcggtagcccatctcgaaagaactccacagttaagcgtgcttggcctggagcaatttaaggatgggtgacctcctgggaagttttcccaggaagcgtgcgagtgaggacaaagcatgctggaaacactcgtgttggtctgtagggtcagtcatcaatccaggaagcagccagagtggcgtactcgtgtataagagccattcattccgtgggtgggagggcccaatggaggcttgaagcggggacgttacactgACTTAGTCCTTAAAAATGTTCTTTATGTTCCCACTTTCAGATGTAATTTATTATCTATTAATGCTTTAACAGCCACTACTAATTGCACATTCTTTTTTTCTCATGGAAAATGTATAATTCAGGACACGTACTATGAAGAGCAAGGTGATTGGGATGGGTAAAAAGTGTGGTGATCTTTATTTGGTGAGTTGTAATCTGTTGAATAATGAGCAGTCAAGTTTTGTATCTTCTTCTATATCTGATTCTACCATTTCTAATGTATGGCACTACAGGTTAGGCCATCTATCATGTGTAAAAATTCATCCTTtgaataaagtcttgaactttcatTCTCATTCTAATTCTTCTTTTCATTGCTCTATTTGCCACTATGCTAAACAAAAAAGGTTTCCTTTTGTATCCAATCATAACATTGCTGAGAATTGTTTTGATCTCATTCATGTTGATATATGGGGACCTTTTAACACTTTGACAACTGAGggttttaaatatttcattactATTGTTGATGATTGTTCAAGATATACTTGGATACATCTCATCAAACAGAAATCTGAAGCTCAAGTTGTTATTCCTCAATTTATTAGGCTGGTTCAAAATCAGTTTAATAAGACCATAAAAGGGGTAAGGTCTGATAATGCAAAAGAACTACAGTTCAAAACTTTGTTTGGTGAGCTTGGGATTATGCATTATCATTCTTGTGTTCAAAGACCTCAACAAAATTCAGTTGTTGAAAGAAAACATCAGCATTTACTCAATGTGGCTAGAGCTCTTCTTTTTCAATCCTATGTTCCTTTAGTTTATTGGGGGGAGTGTGTGTCAACTGCTGCATACCTTATTAATAGGACACCAACACCCAATCTAAAGAACAAATcaccttttcacatacttcatTCCAAATCACCTGCTTATGAGCATTTAAAAGCCTTTGGTTGTTTAGCTTATGCCTCTACTTTGAGTCAATCTAGGTCTAAATTTACTCCTAGATCAGCTCCATGTATTTTTCTTGGATACCCTATTGGTATGAAGGCATATAAGCTTCTTGATTTGAACACAAACCAGGTTTTTGTCTCAAGGGATGTTTGTTTTTATGAGCAAATTTTTCCTTTTGTCAAAACAGGTAGTATTTCTGCTACTTATGAGAATTTTTTTACTGTCCCTAATGATTCTGGTTCTCACTCATTGCACAGTGATCAATTTTCAACTGATTTGTTGCATGATAATCAATTAAATCACAGTCAGTTGCAtactgtgttgggttttatgccctaaataaaactcatttcatataatcagatttacttattaataaagatcagaaataacattttatgttgcatggttcacatgatttatttcatgattatatgtatataatgtatgaattttt from Cannabis sativa cultivar Pink pepper isolate KNU-18-1 chromosome 4, ASM2916894v1, whole genome shotgun sequence carries:
- the LOC115714182 gene encoding 4-hydroxy-tetrahydrodipicolinate reductase 2, chloroplastic; the protein is MSFIVKVPTSTVGIYSETNQWMKVRNHSRISSLAMRPRASMAAPKIQPLSKSVSNIQIMVNGCTGKMGQAVINAADSAGLNIVPVSFGSEEESGTIVQVCGKDITVQGPSKRESTLASLYTEYPNLIVVDYTVPAAVNDNAELYSSVGVPFVMGTTGGDRDRLYKTVDESKIYAVISPQMGKQVVAFLAAMEIMAEQFPGAFSGYSLQVMESHQSSKVDTSGTAKAVISCFQKLGVSFDMDQVQLIRDPKLQREMVGVPEEHLSGHAFHMYHLTSPDETVSFEFQHNVCGRSIYAEGTVDAVLFLAKKIQSKAEKRIYDMIDVLREGNMR